One genomic window of Ignavibacteria bacterium includes the following:
- a CDS encoding type II toxin-antitoxin system RelE/ParE family toxin, with protein PSVEKDLDKLPNSILKRVWKHFEKLKTNPFPVGSLKLSAAEKLYRIRIGDYRIVYDVNTISNIVMIHYVRHRNEVYRTLR; from the coding sequence CCGTCGGTTGAAAAGGATTTGGATAAACTTCCTAATTCAATACTGAAAAGAGTTTGGAAGCATTTCGAGAAATTGAAAACAAATCCATTTCCCGTTGGTTCGCTTAAACTCTCTGCGGCAGAAAAACTTTATCGCATTCGCATTGGAGATTACCGCATCGTGTATGATGTAAATACCATTTCAAATATTGTAATGATTCACTATGTAAGACATAGAAACGAAGTGTATCGTACTTTGCGGTGA